A stretch of the Bombyx mori chromosome 12, ASM3026992v2 genome encodes the following:
- the LOC119629242 gene encoding uncharacterized protein LOC119629242, translating to MHTCANCGTQHTDGTICSICKNHYDFPCSGVTESGYRRLGERKNTWRCLKCKGPQDSIQEQLSQILSRLAPLATVVDDIKSIKAEIGDLKNSLELAYQLTGDLSSTVKDLGSRICTVEKIGSEVPALRDEITRLNNELQDRDQWARANNVEIRGIPEKKGENLYDVVSCIGQLYNISIKKEEINYIARIPTRVLKAEKSIIVAFNNRYRKEELIALARKIKKNSLSDLGIQGEGSFYLNDHLTQRNKTLLNKAKSLAKDNNFQYIWVKHCKIMARKSDTSPIFFIKEERDLKKIT from the coding sequence ATGCATACCTGTGCGAATTGTGGTACTCAACACACCGACGGAACAATATGCAGCATTTGCAAGAATCATTATGATTTTCCATGTTCTGGAGTGACGGAATCCGGCTATCGCAGATTAGGTGAACGGAAAAATACCTGGCGGTGCCTGAAGTGTAAAGGGCCGCAGGACTCAATACAGGAACAACTTAGTCAAATCCTATCTCGACTGGCTCCGTTAGCAACGGTGGTGGATGACATCAAGAGCATCAAGGCTGAAATAGGCGATCTCAAGAATTCCCTCGAGCTGGCATATCAACTCACTGGTGATCTCTCGAGCACGGTGAAGGACTTGGGCTCTAGAATATGTACAGTGGAAAAGATCGGCAGTGAGGTTCCTGCTCTTCGTGACGAAATTACCAGATTGAACAATGAGCTACAGGACCGGGACCAGTGGGCCCGTGCGAATAACGTGGAGATCCGTGGTATACCGGAAAAGAAGGGTGAAAATCTATATGATGTCGTCAGCTGTATCGGtcaactttataatatttcCATTAAGAAAGAGGAGATTAATTACATTGCACGTATCCCAACTCGTGTGCTGAAGGCTGAAAAATCTATTATTGTTGCATTCAACAATAGGTATCGCAAGGAGGAACTTATCGCTTTAGCTCGTAAAATTAAGAAGAACAGTCTCTCGGACTTGGGTATACAAGGAGAGGGAAGTTTTTATCTGAACGACCATTTGACGCAgcgtaataaaacattattaaacaaAGCAAAGTCGCTCGCGAAGGATAATAATTTCCAATATATTTGGGTAAAACATTGTAAAATAATGGCCCGCAAATCAGATACATCCccgatattttttataaaagaggAAAGGGATCTGAAGAAGATAACCTGA